AGGAAAAAGCCTTGTTTGTCGCCCGCGCCGCCCGGGAGAAGAAGGCGGAGGACCCCGTAATTCTGGAAATTAGGGAAAAAAGCGACGTGGCGGATTATTTCGTTGTGTGCAGCGCGAACTCCGACAGGGGAGTGCGGACCATAGTGGAGAGCGTTGAACGGGAACTTAAAAAACACGGAGTAAAAATATTCG
This genomic window from Candidatus Dadabacteria bacterium contains:
- the rsfS gene encoding ribosome silencing factor; translation: MEPKEKALFVARAAREKKAEDPVILEIREKSDVADYFVVCSANSDRGVRTIVESVERELKKHGVKIFGTEGISEGRWVLLDLVDVVLHVFYRPVREFYDIEGLWIDTPRVDLPFLKEGRSEVV